A stretch of DNA from Rhizobacter sp.:
GGCCGGGTAGGCCACGACCCAGCGCACGGGTTTGCTGGGCCAGGTGTCGGCAAAGGCGAGGCCAGGGGCGGCGAGAGCGCCTGCAAGGGCGAGGCCGAGCAGGCGTCGGTTCAGGAGGGGTGCGGTCATGGGATGCGCTCGAGGGAGATGGAGTGGGCCATCTTATCGAGCGCCTGCGCCGCAAGGGGCCTCAGCCGTGCTTGGCGTGCGTGTCGTACCAGCTCACCTTGTCGACCAGGCGGCGCAGGACGGGCACGTTCTTCAGCAGGCGACGCAGCAGCGTGTTGTCGCCCAGCGTCTTGTAGAGGATGAAGATCGGAATGTAGGCGCGGATCGCCTGCTGACGGGTCAGCCACGGGCCTTCGAGATCTTCGCCGAAGGGGCCGGTGGTGCCGCCGACGAACTTGTGATGGACCATGCTGCCGTCGCGCGCCTTGTACTGGCCGTCACGGTGCAGGCGCTGGTCGACCACCTTGAAGCGGCGGTACCCGAGGCGCTCGAAGGTGTCGAACTCGTCCATCAGGCCGCGCCACGAGGTCTTGTTCGATTCGACCGAGATGTAGGCCGGGCGGCAGCTCATGCCCTCGAGCCCGTGCACGCAGAGCATGTCGGCGCCTTCGACGTCGATCTTCAGGTAGTGCGGGCAGCCATGCTGCTCGATCACCTTGGAGAAACGGATGCTCTCGACCTTGATCTCTTCCGAGTCGGCGCCCATGCCCTGGTTGCGCTTGGCCCACTCGGGGTCGGCGGTGCCCCAGACCGAAAGCTTCTTGTTGACCCAGAAGCTGATCGTGCCGGGCGTCTCGCTGATGGCCTTGTCGACGACGGCGAAGGTGCCGCGTTCGATTTCCTGGCGGTAGCGGCTCTTCAACTCGGAGGCCAGCTCGGGGTTGGCTTCGATGCCCACCACGCGGTAGCCCAGCTTCAGGTAGAACTCGGTGTCTTCTCCCCGGTGGGTGCCGACGTCGAAGATCAAGTCGTGTGAAATTGCGGTACTCAAGGAATCCCTCCAGTGCGGCCGATTCATGTCGTGCTTCTTCTGATCGCATCGCGGCCGGCTTGCGTGCGGTCGCGTCGACTGTCATGCCGTTTTGGCCGCCTGACAATCCCCTCAACAATGTGCCCATGACCCACGTTTTCCAGCCCCTTCCCGATGCACCACCCGCGTGCGAGCTTTGTCATAACGCCGGGGGTCGACTGCTTTGGCAGCACGGCGACTGGCGTGTCATCCGAGTGGACGACGAGGCCTTCCCGGCCTTCTACCGGGTGATCTACCGGCGGCACGTGGGCGAGTTTTCGCAACTGCCGGGGCCGGAGCGGCAGCGTTGCATGCAGCTGGTGGCGGCGGTCGAAGAGGTGCTGCTGGGCCGGCTGCGGCCGACCAAGGTCAACCTGGCGGCCTTCGGGAACATGGTCCCGCACCTGCACTGGCACGTGGTGGCCCGCTTCGACTGGGACAGCCACTTCCCCCAGCCGATCTGGGGCGCCAAGCAGCGTGAGGTCACGCCGCCGGCGGTGGCCCGGCTGGCGGTGACGCTCCAGGCCTTGGACGAAGCGGTGGTGGCGGCACTGGATGGGGCGGCGGGCGCCGCCTGATCAGTGCCCGAGCGCTGCGTAGGCGAGGCGCTTGAACTCGAACGAGAAGGGGTGCCAGAAGCCTTGCTGGCGCTGCGTCATCGCCAGGCCTGCGATGTTGTGGCGCGGGTTGATCCACCAGTGCGTGCCACCGATGCCGCCCCATTCGAACTCGCCCAGGCCGCCGGATGGGTCGTAGGCGCTCGGCTTGACGGTGATGGCACCCCCGAGGCCGAAAACCTTGCCCGGCACCGGGCCGACGGTCGGGAAGCGGATCGACACGCCTTCGGGCAGCTGGTTGCTCATCATCAGCGCGAGCGTCTCGGGCTTGAGCAGGGCCTTGCCGCCGGGCATGAGGCTGCGCATCAGCGCGACCATGTCGGGCAGGGTGGTCACCAGGCCGCCGCCGCCGGACTGGCTGGGCACGGGCACCGTGAAGGCCTTGGGATAGGGCCAGTCGTCGGCGCGGGTGAGGCCCGGGGCCATCGGGTTGGTGGGTGCCGCACCCGCATACATGGCCGCCAGCCGCGGTAGGTCATGTGCGGGCACGACGAATTTCGTGTCGACCATGCCCAGCGGTTCGAGGATGTGGGCCTGGAGGTAGTCACCAAACCGCTGCCGGCTCACCACCT
This window harbors:
- a CDS encoding beta-lactamase family protein, encoding MTAATDFQPIHAAMKRYVDGNLLAGVSCAVLRGQDLLDVHHVGLADKENGVPMRDDTIFRAFSNTKLIATIAALQLHEAGKFQLDDPIERFIPALGNRQVLREGATSLADTEPATRPITIRQLMSHSSGLSYGLLDPGTLLYKAYAERQVLSPLLSLSHMMEALSGLPLSSQPGTRWEYSVASDVLARLVEVVSRQRFGDYLQAHILEPLGMVDTKFVVPAHDLPRLAAMYAGAAPTNPMAPGLTRADDWPYPKAFTVPVPSQSGGGGLVTTLPDMVALMRSLMPGGKALLKPETLALMMSNQLPEGVSIRFPTVGPVPGKVFGLGGAITVKPSAYDPSGGLGEFEWGGIGGTHWWINPRHNIAGLAMTQRQQGFWHPFSFEFKRLAYAALGH
- a CDS encoding HIT family protein, which gives rise to MTHVFQPLPDAPPACELCHNAGGRLLWQHGDWRVIRVDDEAFPAFYRVIYRRHVGEFSQLPGPERQRCMQLVAAVEEVLLGRLRPTKVNLAAFGNMVPHLHWHVVARFDWDSHFPQPIWGAKQREVTPPAVARLAVTLQALDEAVVAALDGAAGAA
- a CDS encoding FkbM family methyltransferase — translated: MSTAISHDLIFDVGTHRGEDTEFYLKLGYRVVGIEANPELASELKSRYRQEIERGTFAVVDKAISETPGTISFWVNKKLSVWGTADPEWAKRNQGMGADSEEIKVESIRFSKVIEQHGCPHYLKIDVEGADMLCVHGLEGMSCRPAYISVESNKTSWRGLMDEFDTFERLGYRRFKVVDQRLHRDGQYKARDGSMVHHKFVGGTTGPFGEDLEGPWLTRQQAIRAYIPIFILYKTLGDNTLLRRLLKNVPVLRRLVDKVSWYDTHAKHG